A stretch of Corallococcus macrosporus DNA encodes these proteins:
- a CDS encoding S9 family peptidase — protein sequence MTLASLPLIVSLLAAQTPAPAPSKPPPAPAAAKAPSAVPGIAPLPGLPNLWASGVPPVPPALSQRVQQYLESRSAQLLDVTGDGQQVLVSTRFADVNQLHVVEMPLGARTQLTFTKEPINRARFLPGNPRIIFYLQDTGGGEFFQVLKLDRRTGRSELLTDGKSRHEELVVSRDGKWLAYAGTGRNGKDTDVYVAPTADPKQAKRVTEAEGSWAPAEFSSDGTKLLVRQFRAADDSDLSVVDLKTNTRTQLTPKEGKGSVDAAVFTHDGQGVYVSTDRYSDFAEVYRLPLTGAPPAAPQSLTKSVRWNIDRLELSPDGRKLAVTANEEGYGRLYLLDTRTQALTPVETPRGVISQLRFPAKRSDRVAFSLSSARVPLDVFTVDLGTKKTTRWTRSEVGGLDPETFVEPELVRYPSTDGVKVPAFLYLPSNAKGKVPVVVVFHGGPEGQSQPSFSSQIQIMTKELGLAVLLPNVRGSEGYGKAYRAMDDGVKREASLADIGATLDFVASRPELDAARVGVYGGSYGGYMTLATVAFFPERIKAAVDVVGISSLPSFLQNTQAYRRDLRRAEYGDERDPAVRKVQERISPLGSVDRIRAALFVQQGANDPRVPQSEAEQIVQAVRKKGSDVWYLLATDEGHGFQKKTNRDLAQTTALMFFEKHLLGPAAGQGSGAAGGK from the coding sequence ATGACCCTCGCGTCCCTTCCGCTCATCGTGTCCCTGCTCGCGGCGCAGACGCCCGCGCCCGCGCCGTCGAAGCCGCCCCCCGCGCCCGCCGCCGCGAAGGCGCCGTCCGCCGTCCCCGGCATCGCCCCGCTGCCGGGCCTGCCCAACCTGTGGGCCAGCGGCGTGCCGCCCGTGCCTCCCGCGCTCTCCCAGCGCGTGCAGCAGTACCTGGAGTCCCGCTCCGCGCAGTTGTTGGACGTGACGGGGGACGGCCAGCAGGTGCTCGTCTCCACGCGCTTCGCGGACGTGAACCAGTTGCACGTGGTGGAGATGCCGCTGGGCGCGCGCACGCAGCTCACCTTCACGAAGGAGCCCATCAACCGGGCGCGCTTCCTGCCGGGCAACCCGCGGATCATCTTCTACCTCCAGGACACGGGCGGCGGAGAGTTCTTCCAGGTGCTCAAGCTGGACCGGCGCACGGGCCGCTCGGAGCTGCTGACGGACGGCAAGAGCCGGCATGAAGAGCTGGTGGTGTCACGTGACGGGAAGTGGCTCGCGTACGCGGGCACGGGCCGCAACGGCAAGGACACCGACGTGTACGTGGCGCCCACGGCGGACCCCAAGCAGGCGAAGCGGGTGACGGAAGCGGAAGGCAGCTGGGCGCCGGCGGAGTTCTCCAGCGACGGCACGAAGCTGCTCGTGCGCCAGTTCCGCGCGGCGGACGACTCGGACCTGAGCGTGGTGGACCTGAAGACGAACACGCGCACGCAGCTGACGCCCAAGGAGGGCAAGGGCAGCGTGGACGCCGCCGTCTTCACGCACGACGGGCAGGGCGTGTACGTGTCCACGGACCGCTACAGCGACTTCGCGGAGGTGTACCGGCTGCCGCTCACGGGCGCGCCCCCGGCGGCGCCTCAGTCGCTGACGAAGTCGGTGCGCTGGAACATCGATCGCCTGGAGCTGTCCCCGGACGGGCGCAAGCTGGCGGTGACCGCCAACGAGGAGGGCTATGGCCGGCTGTACCTCCTGGACACGCGCACGCAGGCGCTGACGCCGGTGGAGACACCGCGCGGGGTGATTTCGCAGCTCCGCTTCCCGGCGAAGCGGTCGGACCGGGTGGCGTTCTCCCTGTCGTCCGCGCGCGTGCCGCTGGACGTCTTCACGGTGGACCTGGGCACGAAGAAGACCACGCGCTGGACGCGCTCGGAGGTCGGCGGGTTGGATCCGGAGACGTTCGTGGAGCCGGAGCTGGTGCGCTACCCGTCCACGGACGGTGTGAAGGTGCCCGCGTTCCTCTACCTGCCCAGCAACGCGAAGGGGAAGGTGCCGGTGGTGGTGGTGTTCCACGGCGGGCCGGAAGGCCAGAGCCAGCCGAGCTTCAGCTCGCAGATCCAGATCATGACGAAGGAGCTGGGGCTGGCGGTGCTGTTGCCCAACGTGCGCGGCTCGGAGGGCTACGGCAAGGCGTACCGCGCGATGGATGACGGCGTGAAGCGCGAGGCGAGCCTGGCGGACATCGGGGCCACGCTGGACTTCGTCGCCTCGCGGCCGGAGCTGGACGCGGCGCGCGTGGGCGTCTACGGCGGCTCGTACGGCGGCTACATGACGCTGGCGACGGTGGCGTTCTTCCCGGAGCGCATCAAGGCGGCGGTGGACGTGGTGGGCATCTCGTCCCTGCCGTCGTTCCTGCAGAACACGCAGGCGTACCGGCGCGACCTGCGGCGCGCGGAGTACGGTGACGAGCGCGACCCGGCGGTGCGCAAGGTGCAGGAGCGCATCTCGCCGCTGGGGTCGGTGGACAGGATTCGCGCGGCGCTCTTCGTGCAGCAGGGAGCGAACGACCCGCGCGTGCCGCAGTCGGAGGCGGAGCAGATCGTCCAGGCGGTGCGCAAGAAGGGCTCGGACGTCTGGTACCTGCTGGCCACGGACGAGGGGCACGGGTTCCAGAAGAAGACCAACCGGGACCTGGCCCAGACGACGGCGCTGATGTTCTTCGAGAAGCACCTGCTGGGCCCGGCCGCAGGGCAGGGGAGCGGGGCGGCGGGCGGAAAGTAG